One genomic region from Chrysemys picta bellii isolate R12L10 chromosome 18, ASM1138683v2, whole genome shotgun sequence encodes:
- the FBXW5 gene encoding F-box/WD repeat-containing protein 5 produces MDVGDSPLLPDSILYEIFLYLDHVDVLSVGLVCRQWHAVARDEFLWKELFYRYYRVSREVPRHPAAVSWYEDFQRLYDTIPCVEVQTLTEHNDQVLHLSFSHTGYLFASCSKDCTVKIWNNELAISLLHSSNMRRYNWSYTQFSQFNSDDTLLLVSGVFVGPRNCSSGEIAVISLENFTLLSRVRNKPYDVFGCWLNETNLISGNLHRIGHITSCSVLWLNNAFQGVESENVNVVKRLFKIQNLNASTIRTVMVADCSRYDAPDLLLDYKEQLAAAAAPYQVFDLGSDSEEEEVKPKQKVMPEPVAQASPDGGSGTAEDGLQQFLDDILGGRVMPVMSESELETKVAELLARNRTKPPELNQLPTEASNKKKYLIFTTGCLTYSPHQIGIKQILPHQMTTAGPVLGEKRRSDEFFDSLDHVIDLHGHIIGMGLSPDHRYLYVNSRSWPRDCVISDPMQPPPIAEEIDLHVFDLKTMKEVKRALRSHRAYTPNDECFFIFLDVSRDFVASGAEDHHGYIWDRHYNICLAKLQHDDVVNSVAFSPIEQELLLTASDDTTIKVWRSPRTVRIHHARKPKPRKLLFSWLMNQKS; encoded by the exons ATGGATGTTGGGGATAGTCCCCTTCTCCCAGACAGCATCCTCTATGAGATTTTCCTGTACCTGGACCACGTAGATGTGCTCTCGGTGGGGTTGGTGTGTCGGCAATGGCATGCGGTGGCCCGGGATGAGTTCCTGTGGAAGGAGCTGTTCTATAGATACTACAGGGTCTCTCGAGAAGTGCCACGGCACCCAG CTGCTGTTTCCTGGTATGAGGACTTCCAGAGGCTCTATGACACCATCCCCTGTGTTGAAGTGCAGACCCTGACGGAGCACAATGACCAGGTCTTACACCTTAGCTTCTCCCACACAGGCTACCTGTTTGCATCCTGCTCCAAGGACTGCACAGTTAAG ATCTGGAACAACGAGCTGGCCATTTCCCTGCTCCACAGCTCCAACATGAGGCGGTACAACTGGAGCTACACCCAGTTCTCCCAGTTCAACTCAGATGACACCCTCCTCCTGGTGTCAGGGGTCTTTGTGGGGCCTCGCAACTGCTCCTCAGGAGAGATCGCAGTCATTAGCCTGG AGAACTTCACGCTCCTCTCCAGGGTGAGGAACAAACCCTATGATGTGTTTGGCTGCTGGCTGAATGAAACCAACTTGATTTCCGGCAACCTGCACCGAATTGGGCACATCACCTCCTGCTCTGTGCTGTGGCTGAACAATGCCTTCCAG GGCGTAGAGTCTGAGAATGTGAATGTAGTGAAGAGACTGTTCAAAATCCAGAACTTGAACGCCAGCACCATCCGGACAGTGATGGTGGCAGACTGCAGCCGCTACGACGCCCCGGACCTGCTCCTGGACTACAAGGAGCAGCTGGCCGCTGCTGCCGCTCCCTACCAGGTCTTTGATCTTGGCAGTGAcagtgaggaagaggaggtgaaGCCCAAGCAGAAAGTGATGCCAGAGCCAGTGGCGCAGGCATCGCCGGATGGTGGGAGCGGGACAGCAGAGGACGGGCTGCAGCAGTTCCTGGACGACATCCTCGGAGGCCGTGTGATGCCCGTCATGAGTGAGAGCGAGCTGGAGACGAAGGTGGCAGAGCTGCTTGCCAGGAACAGGACTAAACCGCCTGAGCTGAACCAGCTGCCCACAGAGGCCAGCAACAAGAAGAAATACTTAATCTTCACCACAGGATGCCTCACCTACTCTCCACACCAGATAG GGATTAAGCAGATCTTGCCTCATCAGATGACGACTGCTGGACCAGTGCTTGGGGAGAAGAGACGTTCAGACGAGTTCTTTGATTCGCTGGATCATGTCATCGACCTCCACGGTCACATTATTGGAATGGGCCTTTCTCCTGATCACAG GTACCTATATGTGAACAGCCGGTCCTGGCCACGGGACTGTGTGATCTCTGATCCCATGCAGCCACCCCCCATCGCAGAGGAGATTGACCTGCATGTGTTTGATCTGAAGACAATGAAGGAGGTGAAGCGAGCCCTGCGCTCGCACCGGGCCTACACCCCCAATGATGAATGCTTCTTCATCTTCCTGGATGTCAGCAGGGATTTCGTAGCCAG TGGGGCAGAGGATCATCATGGCTACATCTGGGACCGGCACTACAACATCTGCCTGGCCAAGCTGCAGCACGACGATGTGGTCAACTCCGTGGCATTCAGCCCCATTGAGCAGGAACTGCTCCTGACAGCCAGTGATGACACCACCATCAAAGTGTGGCGCTCCCCCCGCACAGTGCGCATCCACCACGCCAGGAAACCTAAGCCCCGGAAGCTGCTCTTCTCCTGGCTCATGAACCAGAAGAGCTGA